Proteins encoded in a region of the Raphanus sativus cultivar WK10039 chromosome 8, ASM80110v3, whole genome shotgun sequence genome:
- the LOC108818693 gene encoding CBL-interacting serine/threonine-protein kinase 23 isoform X1 has translation MASRATPSRSAPSYTASSSSSSSSSGVSRTRVGNYELGRTLGEGTFAKVKFARNVVNGQNVAIKIIDKEKVMRNKMVAQIKREISTMKLIKHPNVIRMLEVMASKTKIYFVLEFVTGGELFDKIASKGRLKEDGARKYFQQLINAVDYCHSRGVYHRDLKPENLLLDANGTLKVSDFGLSALPQQVREDGLLHTTCGTPNYVAPEIINNKGYDGAKADLWSCGVILFVLMAGYLPFEDSNLASLYKKIFKAEFTCPNWFSASAKKLIKRILDPNPATRITFAEVIENEWFNKGYKAPKYENANVSLDDVDAIFDESGESENLVVERREEGLRTPVAMNAFELISKSKGLNLGSLFEKQMGLVKRKTQFTSKYPANEIVTKIEAAAAPMGFDVKKNNYKMKLLGEKSGRKGQLAITTEVFQVAPSLYMVEMRKSGGDTLEFHKFYKNLTTGLKDIVWKTIDVEKEEETQVSGGTSGAVVAS, from the exons ATGGCTTCTCGAGCAACTCCTTCGCGATCGGCGCCGTCATATACagctagtagtagtagtagtagtagttcGAGTGGTGTTAGCAGGACACGTGTGGGTAACTACGAGCTGGGTAGAACTTTGGGGGAAGGCACCTTCGCGAAAGTCAAGTTTGCTAGGAACGTTGTCAACGGACAGAACGTCGCCATTAAGATTATCGATAAAGAGAAAGTTATGAGAAACAAGATGGTCGCTCAG ATCAAGCGTGAGATCTCGACGATGAAGCTCATCAAGCACCCCAATGTGATCCGTATGCTTGAGGTGATGGCTAGCAAAACTAAGATCTACTTTGTTTTGGAGTTCGTTACTGGTGGAGAGCTTTTCGATAAAATT GCAAGCAAGGGGAGGTTGAAGGAAGATGGTGCTAGGAAGTACTTCCAACAGCTTATTAATGCCGTCGACTATTGCCATAGCAGAGGAGTTTATCATAGAGACCTCAAG CCAGAGAATTTGCTTTTGGATGCAAATGGGACTCTGAAAGTCTCTGATTTTGGATTGAGTGCTCTACCTCAGCAAGTCCGA gAGGATGGTTTACTTCACACAACATGTGGAACACCCAATTATGTTGCTCCAGAG ATAATCAATAACAAAGGTTACGATGGAGCCAAAGCTGATTTGTGGTCTTGTGGTGTCATTCTCTTTGTCTTAATGGCTGGATATTTGCCTTTCGAAGATTCTAACTTGGCTTCCTTATATAAAAAG ATATTCAAAGCCGAATTTACCTGCCCTAACTGGTTCTCTGCAAGTGCCAAAAAGCTAATCAAAAGAATTCTGGATCCCAATCCAGCAAcg AGGATTACATTTGCTGAAGTAATTGAAAACGAGTGGTTTAATAAAGGGTATAAAGCACCCAAATATGAAAATGCAAATGTCAGCCTTGATGATGTTGATGCCATTTTTGATGAATCAGGG GAGTCCGAGAACCTTGTTGTGGAGAGGCGGGAGGAAGGACTTAGAACACCAGTAGCTATGAATGCTTTTGAGCTCATCTCAAAATCCAAAGGTCTCAATCTCGGTTCACTTTTCGAAAAGCAAATG GGGCTTGTTAAAAGGAAAACTCAGTTTACTTCAAAATATCCTGCCAATGAGATAGTCACAAAAATTGAGGCTGCAGCAGCACCTATGGGATTTGATGTCAAGAAAAACAACTACAAG ATGAAGCTTCTAGGAGAGAAATCAGGCCGCAAGGGTCAATTAGCAATCACGACTGAG GTTTTTCAAGTTGCTCCATCGCTATATATGGTTGAAATGAGGAAATCAGGGGGTGACACCTTGGAATTCCACAAG ttttacaaGAACCTCACCACGGGTCTTAAAGACATTGTTTGGAAAACAATCGACGTAGAGAAAGAGGAAGAAACCCAAG TTTCAGGTGGTACTAGTGGTGCCGTGGTTGCTTCTTGA
- the LOC108818759 gene encoding uncharacterized protein LOC108818759, with amino-acid sequence MASFERFDDMCDPRMKPKILRNLLSEHVPNEKQPLVDFQSLSKVVSTISTHKLLSEPPSSSPDHKKLQAKPSKSAVDDWVERLLALVSSDMADKCWVGVVLIGVTCQECSSDRFFSLYSVWFNSLLSLIKNPASSRIVRVASCTSISDLLTRLSRFTNTKKEAVSHASKVVLPIIKLLEEESSEALCESIAHLLSTIVTLFPAAFHSSYDKVEAVIASKIFSAKTSSNMLKRFAHFLALLPKANKGDAGSWSLMMQKLLISINVHLNNFFQGLEDETIGKKAIQRLVPPGKDSPLPLGGQDGALDDASWNSEQLIVSRVSTLMFCSSTMLTSSYKSKLNIPVASLLSLVERVLVVNGSLPRAMSPFMTGIQQELVCAELPTLHSSALELLRATIKCIRSQVLPYAASVVRLVSSYFWKCSLPELRIKLYSIIKTLLKSMGVGMAMQLANEVVSNASVDLEGFDAVSSKTPSLTNNAVLKSCGKKRKHSANSGAEAENSAVEVGVPHNHSLKIAALEALETLLNTAGALGLDSWRERVDNLLMTTATNACEGRWANAETYHHLPNKSSTDLVEFQLAALRAFLASLVSPSRVRPAFLAEGHELFQRGKLQAEMKVAEFCAHALMSLEVVIHPRALPLDGLPSLSSQFPQSNSLASQKHNTLGLNKSDRSAVDGSVLSNLWLADVDVPANSEVQRSVDTTLPLREAKRLKVGNDLVGSENVQQADDVLMKVPESAVESLTHVLDRDDDMVSEEGYREVVSETQEGEGLAAKDSLMEEVAAVGKKQESLGESDDDSVPSLKADDYLSSDSDIES; translated from the exons ATGGCGTCGTTTGAGCGTTTCGACGACATGTGCGACCCGAGAATGAAGCCCAAGATTCTCAGAAACCTCCTCTCCGAGCACGTCCCGAACGAGAAGCAGCCTCTCGTCGACTTCCAATCACTCTCCAAGGTTGTATCCACCATCTCCACCCACAAACTCTTATCCGAGCCTCCGTCGTCTTCACCTGACCACAAGAAGCTTCAAGCCAAGCCTTCCAAATCAGCCGTCGATGATTGGGTCGAGAGGTTGTTGGCTCTGGTCTCTTCAGACATG GCTGATAAATGCTGGGTGGGTGTCGTTTTGATTGGAGTAACTTGTCAAGAATGCAGCTCAGATCGTTTCTTTAGTTTATACTCTGTTTGGTTCAACAGTTTGCTATCACTTATTAag aatcCAGCAAGTTCTAGAATTGTTCGTGTGGCTTCGTGTACTTCAATCTCTGATCTCCTTACAAG GCTGTCTAGATTCACGAATACGAAGAAAGAAGCAGTCTCACACGCTTCGAAAGTAGTCCTTCCGATTATTAAACTATTGGAGGAAGAATCTTCAGAAGCTTTATGT GAAAGCATTGCGCATCTTCTGAGTACTATTGTTACCTTGTTTCCTGCTGCCTTCCACAGTAGTTATGACAAG GTTGAAGCCGTTATTGCCTCCAAAATATTTTCTGCGAAAACCAGTTCTAATATGTTAAAG AGATTTGCCCACTTTCTAGCATTGCTCCCAAAAGCTAACAAAGGCGATGCAGGCAGCTGGTCCTTGATGATGCAGAAGCTGTTGATATCTATAAACGtgcatttaaataattttttccaaGGTTTAGAAGATG AAACAATAGGGAAAAAAGCAATCCAACGATTGGTTCCTCCTGGTAAAGACTCTCCTCTGCCTTTGGGAGGTCAAGATGGGGCTCTGGATGATGCTTCGTGGAACTCTGAGCAGTTGATTGTTTCTAGAGTTTCTACACTTATGTTCTGTAGCTCAACGATGTTAACTAGCTCGTACAAATCCAAG CTTAATATTCCAGTTGCTTCATTATTGTCCCTTGTTGAGCGAGTGTTGGTGGTGAATGGCTCTCTACCACGAGCCATGTCACCTTTCATGACAGGGATCCAACAAGAATTGGTTTGTGCAGAACTTCCGACTTTGCATTCTTCGGCTCTGGAACTCTTGCGCGCTACTATAAAGTGCATCCGCAG CCAAGTTTTACCATATGCTGCATCTGTGGTGAGGCTTGTTAGTAGTTACTTCTGGAAATGTTCATTGCCAGAGCTGAGGATAAAGCTCTACTCAATCATTAAAACCTTGCTCAAATCCATGGGTGTAG GAATGGCAATGCAACTGGCAAATGAAGTTGTATCTAATGCCTCTGTGGATCTAGAAGGATTTGATGCGGTATCTAGCAAAACCCCGTCGCTTACAAATAATGCTGTTCTTAAGAGTTGCGGTAAAAAAAGGAAGCATTCAGCTAATTCCGGAGCCGAGGCAGAGAACTCTGCTGTTGAAGTGGGTGTCCCTCACAATCACTCGTTGAAGATAGCAGCTCTTGAGGCACTAGAAACTCTTCTCAATACT GCTGGTGCATTGGGATTGGATAGCTGGAGAGAACGTGTTGATAATCTACTAATGACCACAGCAACAAATGCTTGTGAAGGGAGATGGGCCAATGCTGAAACCTACCATCATTTACCCAATAAATCGTCTACAGATCTGGTTGAGTTTCAGCTTGCAGCACTCCGTGCGTTTTTGGCGTCTCTGGTTTCTCCATCACGAGTACGCCCTGCATTTTTAGCTGAAGGACATGAGCTTTTCCAAAGAG GTAAGTTGCAGGCGGAGATGAAAGTTGCTGAGTTCTGTGCTCATGCCCTCATGTCTCTTGAAGTTGTCATACATCCGAGGGCACTTCCGCTTGACGGTCTCCCATCACTGAGCAGCCAGTTCCCTCAAAGCAATTCTCTGGCCAGCCAAAAACACAACACACTAGGTCTGAATAAGTCGGACCGTAGTGCTGTGGATGGCAGTGTTCTATCCAACTTATGGCTGGCAGACGTGGATGTTCCAGCTAACAGCGAGGTTCAGAGAAGCGTAGACACGACTCTACCTCTCCGAGAGGCCAAAAGATTGAAAGTTGGGAACGATTTGGTTGGATCAGAGAATGTTCAACAGGCGGATGATGTGCTTATGAAGGTTCCTGAATCAGCTGTGGAATCTCTAACACATGTTTTAGACAGAGATGATGATATGGTTTCTGAGGAAGGTTATAGAGAAGTTGTGAGTGAGACTCAAGAGGGAGAGGGTTTAGCCGCTAAGGATAGTTTGATGGAGGAAGTAGCAGCAGTTGGTAAGAAGCAAGAGTCCTTGGGTGAATCTGATGATGATTCTGTTCCAAGCCTTAAGGCAGATGATTATCTCTCCTCTGATTCTGATATTGAATCTTAA
- the LOC108821506 gene encoding uncharacterized protein LOC108821506, with protein sequence MADTQNTVSVFRPDHQNLAPQPLTPFSAVTPHRATAPRARRHISTTTLEMIIEEDTAPEEDRPSTVAEMDTLAVFPATSCFLMANKQVSFMLYGSCKCP encoded by the coding sequence ATGGCTGATACCCAAAATACCGTTTCCGTCTTCCGACCAGACCATCAGAATCTGGCACCTCAACCTCTGACTCCATTCTCTGCCGTGACCCCTCACCGTGCTACAGCCCCACGAGCACGCCGCCACATCTCTACCACAACCCTCGAAATGATTATTGAGGAAGATACCGCACCGGAAGAAGATCGTCCTAGCACCGTCGCTGAGATGGATACTCTTGCGGTATTTCCAGCGACCTCTTGTTTCTTGATGGCTAATAAACAAGTCTCTTTCATGTTATACGGAAGCTGCAAGTGCCCTTGA
- the LOC130499130 gene encoding elongation factor 1-delta 1-like, whose protein sequence is MAASFPNLNSDSGLKKLDEHLLTRSYITGYQASKDDITVFTALAKPPTSQYVNAYRWYSHIDALLRISGVSAEGSGVIVEGSAPVSEEAVATPPAADSKDAADEEDDDDVDLFGEETEEEKKAAEERAASVKASTKKKESGKSSVLIDIKPWDDETDMKKLEEAVRSVQMEGLFWGASKLVPVGYGIKKLQIMCTIVDDLVSVDTMIEETLTVEPINEFVQSCDIVAFNKI, encoded by the exons ATGGCTGCTTCTTTCCCCAACCTTAACTCTGATTCTGGATTGAAGAAGCTCGACGAGCATCTCCTCACTCGCAGTTACATCACTGG GTACCAGGCTTCAAAGGATGACATCACTGTCTTTACAGCTCTTGCAAAGCCTCCAACTTCACAGTATGTCAACGCATATCGTTGGTACAGCCACATCGATGCCCTTTTGAGGATCTC TGGTGTCTCTGCTGAAGGAAGCGGTGTCATTGTTGAGGGATCAGCCCCCGTCTCAGAGGAGGCTGTTGCTACTCCACCAGCAGCTGATTCTAAG GATGCGGCtgatgaggaagatgatgatgatgttgatctTTTCGGTGAGGAGAccgaagaggagaagaaagctgCTGAAGAGAGAGCTGCTTCCGTGAAGGCATCTACTAAGAAGAAGGAAT CTGGAAAGTCATCAGTCTTGATTGATATCAAGCCATGGGATGATGAGACTGACATGAAGAAGCTAGAGGAAGCTGTGAGATCCGTCCAGATGGAAGGATTATTCTGGGGAGCGTCAAAGCTTGTACCGGTTGGTTACGGTATCAAGAAGTTGCAGATCATGTGCACCATTGTTGACGACCTCGTCTCTGTTGACACCATGATTGAAGAGACGCTCACCGTCGAGCCAATCAATGAGTTTGTCCAGAGCTGTGACATTGTTGCCTTCAACAAAATCT GA
- the LOC108818693 gene encoding CBL-interacting serine/threonine-protein kinase 23 isoform X2, which translates to MASRATPSRSAPSYTASSSSSSSSSGVSRTRVGNYELGRTLGEGTFAKVKFARNVVNGQNVAIKIIDKEKVMRNKMVAQIKREISTMKLIKHPNVIRMLEVMASKTKIYFVLEFVTGGELFDKIASKGRLKEDGARKYFQQLINAVDYCHSRGVYHRDLKPENLLLDANGTLKVSDFGLSALPQQVREDGLLHTTCGTPNYVAPEIINNKGYDGAKADLWSCGVILFVLMAGYLPFEDSNLASLYKKIFKAEFTCPNWFSASAKKLIKRILDPNPATRITFAEVIENEWFNKGYKAPKYENANVSLDDVDAIFDESGESENLVVERREEGLRTPVAMNAFELISKSKGLNLGSLFEKQMGLVKRKTQFTSKYPANEIVTKIEAAAAPMGFDVKKNNYKMKLLGEKSGRKGQLAITTEVFQVAPSLYMVEMRKSGGDTLEFHKFYKNLTTGLKDIVWKTIDVEKEEETQGGTSGAVVAS; encoded by the exons ATGGCTTCTCGAGCAACTCCTTCGCGATCGGCGCCGTCATATACagctagtagtagtagtagtagtagttcGAGTGGTGTTAGCAGGACACGTGTGGGTAACTACGAGCTGGGTAGAACTTTGGGGGAAGGCACCTTCGCGAAAGTCAAGTTTGCTAGGAACGTTGTCAACGGACAGAACGTCGCCATTAAGATTATCGATAAAGAGAAAGTTATGAGAAACAAGATGGTCGCTCAG ATCAAGCGTGAGATCTCGACGATGAAGCTCATCAAGCACCCCAATGTGATCCGTATGCTTGAGGTGATGGCTAGCAAAACTAAGATCTACTTTGTTTTGGAGTTCGTTACTGGTGGAGAGCTTTTCGATAAAATT GCAAGCAAGGGGAGGTTGAAGGAAGATGGTGCTAGGAAGTACTTCCAACAGCTTATTAATGCCGTCGACTATTGCCATAGCAGAGGAGTTTATCATAGAGACCTCAAG CCAGAGAATTTGCTTTTGGATGCAAATGGGACTCTGAAAGTCTCTGATTTTGGATTGAGTGCTCTACCTCAGCAAGTCCGA gAGGATGGTTTACTTCACACAACATGTGGAACACCCAATTATGTTGCTCCAGAG ATAATCAATAACAAAGGTTACGATGGAGCCAAAGCTGATTTGTGGTCTTGTGGTGTCATTCTCTTTGTCTTAATGGCTGGATATTTGCCTTTCGAAGATTCTAACTTGGCTTCCTTATATAAAAAG ATATTCAAAGCCGAATTTACCTGCCCTAACTGGTTCTCTGCAAGTGCCAAAAAGCTAATCAAAAGAATTCTGGATCCCAATCCAGCAAcg AGGATTACATTTGCTGAAGTAATTGAAAACGAGTGGTTTAATAAAGGGTATAAAGCACCCAAATATGAAAATGCAAATGTCAGCCTTGATGATGTTGATGCCATTTTTGATGAATCAGGG GAGTCCGAGAACCTTGTTGTGGAGAGGCGGGAGGAAGGACTTAGAACACCAGTAGCTATGAATGCTTTTGAGCTCATCTCAAAATCCAAAGGTCTCAATCTCGGTTCACTTTTCGAAAAGCAAATG GGGCTTGTTAAAAGGAAAACTCAGTTTACTTCAAAATATCCTGCCAATGAGATAGTCACAAAAATTGAGGCTGCAGCAGCACCTATGGGATTTGATGTCAAGAAAAACAACTACAAG ATGAAGCTTCTAGGAGAGAAATCAGGCCGCAAGGGTCAATTAGCAATCACGACTGAG GTTTTTCAAGTTGCTCCATCGCTATATATGGTTGAAATGAGGAAATCAGGGGGTGACACCTTGGAATTCCACAAG ttttacaaGAACCTCACCACGGGTCTTAAAGACATTGTTTGGAAAACAATCGACGTAGAGAAAGAGGAAGAAACCCAAG GTGGTACTAGTGGTGCCGTGGTTGCTTCTTGA
- the LOC130499129 gene encoding probable inositol transporter 2 — translation MEGGIHGGADKSAFRECFSLTWKNPYVLRLAFSAGIGGLLFGYDTGVISGALLYIKEDFKTVDRETWLQEMIVSMAVAGAIVGAAIGGWANDRFGRRSAILMADFLFLIGATIMAAAPNPSLIVVGRVFVGLGVGMASMTAPLYISEASPAKIRGALVSTNGFLITGGQFLSYLINLAFTDVKGTWRWMLGIAGVPALLQFILMFTLPESPRWLYRKGREEEARAIMRRIYSAEDVEQEIGALKDSVESEILEEGSSEKINMIKLCKTKTVRRGLIAGVGLQVFQQFVGINTVMYYSPTIFQLAGFASNRTAILLSLVTAGLNAFGSIISIYLIDRAGRKKLLIISLLGVIVSLGLLTGVFYEVTTHAPAVSSLETHRFNNFTCPDYNSSVKAQSWDCMTCLKASSPSCGFCSSPSGKVHPGACWVSNDSVKDLCHNENRLWYTKGCPSNFGWFALLGLGLYIIFFSPGMGTVPWIVNSEIYPLRFRGICGGIAATANWISNLIVAQSFLSLTEAIGTSWTFLMFGVISVIALLFVVVCVPETKGMPMEEIEKMLEGRSLHLKFWKKRSHLVEKGNQTA, via the exons ATGGAAGGAGGAATACATGGAGGAGCAGATAAATCAGCTTTCAGAGAGTGTTTTTCTCTAACATGGAAGAACCCTTATGTTCTTCGTCTTGCTTTCTCCGCTGGAATCGGTGGTCTTCTCTTTGGCTACGATACCG GAGTTATATCAGGAGCTCTGCTTTATATCAAAGAAGATTTCAAGACTGTTGACCGAGAAACTTGGTTACAG GAGATGATAGTGAGCATGGCGGTTGCAGGAGCCATCGTTGGAGCCGCCATCGGAGGTTGGGCCAACGACAGATTCGGGAGGAGAAGCGCCATTCTCATGGCGGATTTCCTCTTCCTAATAGGAGCTACCATTATGGCTGCTGCTCCTAACCCGTCCCTCATTGTCGTTGGCCGTGTTTTTGTGGGACTTGGGGTCGGTATGGCCTCGATGACCGCCCCTCTCTACATCTCAGAAGCTTCTCCGGCTAAGATCAGAGGAGCTTTGGTCAGTACCAATGGGTTTCTTATCACCGGAGGACAATTCTTGTCTTATCTCATTAACTTAGCCTTCACCGAT GTGAAGGGAACATGGAGGTGGATGCTAGGAATCGCGGGAGTCCCAGCTCTTTTGCAGTTCATCTTAATGTTTACACTCCCTGAATCGCCTCGTTGGTTATACCGCAAG ggaagagaagaagaggctAGAGCAATCATGAGAAGAATATACTCAGCAGAAGATGTAGAACAAGAGATTGGAGCACTAAAGGACTCAGTTGAATCAGAGATACTAGAAGAAGGATCTTCAGAGAAAATAAACATGATCAAACTATGCAAAACCAAAACCGTTAGACGAGGACTAATAGCTGGTGTTGGTCTCCAAGTGTTTCAACAGTTCGTTGGTATCAACACTGTTATGTATTATAGTCCAACCATTTTCCAACTCGCCGGTTTCGCTTCAAACAGAACAGCTATTCTCTTGTCTCTAGTAACCGCAGGACTTAACGCATTTGGTTCCATCATTAGCATTTACCTCATCGACAGAGCCGGAAGGAAAAAGCTTTTGATCATTAGTCTTTTAGGAGTCATTGTCTCTCTTGGATTGCTAACTGGTGTTTTCTACGAAGTGACTACTCATGCTCCTGCGGTTAGCTCCCTGGAGACACACAGGTTCAATAACTTTACTTGTCCAGATTACAACTCATCTGTGAAAGCACAAAGTTGGGATTGTATGACTTGTTTGAAAGCTTCTTCACCTTCCTGTGGGTTTTGTTCATCTCCCAGTGGAAAG GTACATCCTGGGGCTTGTTGGGTCTCTAATGATTCGGTTAAGGACTTGTGTCATAATGAAAACCGGCTTTGGTACACAAAAGGATGTCCTAGTAATTTTGGTTGGTTTGCTCTTCTTGGATTGGGACTTTATATCATTTTCTTCTCTCCTGGAATGGGGACTGTTCCATGGATAGTTAACTCAGAGATTTATCCATTGAGATTCAGAGGAATCTGTGGAGGAATAGCTGCAACTGCAAATTGGATATCAAATTTAATTGTGGCTCAATCTTTCTTGTCTCTGACTGAAGCTATTGGGACTTCTTGGACATTTCTCATGTTTGGAGTGATCTCAGTCATTGCTCTTctctttgttgtggtgtgtgTTCCGGAGACAAAAGGAATGCCAATGGAGGAGATTGAGAAGATGCTTGAAGGAAGATCTCTTCATCTCAAGTTCTGGAAGAAAAGATCACATCTTGTTGAGAAAGGAAACCAAACTGCATGA
- the LOC108822953 gene encoding transcription factor TCP24, which yields MEDDDDIETQQHQQQQTSRKLQRLSSDKTEMRDWSDPSSRIIRVSRASGGKDRHSKVLTSKGLRDRRIRLSVATAIQFYDLQDRLGFDQPSKAVEWLINAASDSISGLDPIDTNFDQTLSLSKSSTSESSLLSLSRTESRGKERERTSKERDNKDLQSSFTQLLTSGFDEPNRNWTGGGSSDCFNPVQLMPNSNSLNHRQEPSLNHHHSQNQYSFVPNYNFGISSSDSPGATGCYSSRGTLQSNSQSLFLNNNNNINQRSISSSSSSSSPMDSQSISFFMAPPLNHHSPQLPEAFDGRLYLYYGEGNRSSGIS from the coding sequence ATGGAGGACGACGACGACATCGAGACACAAcaacaccaacaacaacaaacaagcAGAAAGCTACAGAGACTCTCCTCCGACAAAACCGAAATGAGGGATTGGAGCGATCCATCGTCGCGTATCATTAGGGTTTCACGAGCTTCCGGTGGCAAAGACCGACACAGCAAAGTCTTAACATCAAAAGGGTTGAGAGATCGGAGGATACGTCTCTCCGTCGCTACAGCAATCCAGTTCTACGATCTCCAAGACCGTCTCGGGTTCGATCAGCCGAGCAAAGCCGTCGAGTGGCTTATCAACGCGGCTTCTGATTCGATCTCCGGTTTGGATCCGATCGACACGAACTTCGACCAGACGCTCTCGCTGTCCAAATCCAGCACATCTGAGAGCTCGCTGTTGTCTTTGTCTAGGACAGAGAGTCGtggcaaagagagagagaggacatCGAAAGAGAGAGACAATAAAGACTTGCAAAGCTCCTTCACTCAGCTTCTCACAAGCGGTTTCGACGAACCGAACCGGAATTGGACCGGTGGTGGTTCTTCTGATTGTTTCAACCCGGTTCAGCTCATGCCAAACTCAAACTCCTTGAATCATCGTCAAGAACCGTCGTTGAATCATCATCATAGTCAAAACCAATACTCTTTTGTACCGAACTACAACTTTGGAATCTCTTCTTCTGATTCTCCCGGAGCAACCGGTTGTTACAGCAGTAGGGGGACCCTTCAGTCCAATTCACAATCTCTCTTTCTCAACAACAATAACAATATCAATCAAAGATCGAtatcttcgtcttcttcttcatcttctccaatgGACAGTCAAAGCATTTCTTTTTTCATGGCTCCGCCTCTCAACCACCATAGTCCTCAGCTTCCAGAGGCTTTTGACGGCCGGTTATATCTCTATTACGGTGAAGGAAACCGGAGCTCCGGCATTAGTTAA